One part of the Rutidosis leptorrhynchoides isolate AG116_Rl617_1_P2 chromosome 1, CSIRO_AGI_Rlap_v1, whole genome shotgun sequence genome encodes these proteins:
- the LOC139863426 gene encoding beta-adaptin-like protein C gives MSGHDSKYFSTTKKGEIPELKEELNSQYKDKRKDAVKKVIAAMTVGKDVSSLFTDVLNCMQTETLELKKLVYLYLINYAKSQPDLAILAVNTFVKDTQDPNPLIRALAVRTMGCIRVDKITEYLCDPLQRCLKDDDPYVRKTAAICVAKLYDINAELVEDRGFLDALKDLISDNNPMVVANAVAALAEIQDNSTTPVFEITTHTLSKLLTALNECTEWGQVFILDALSKYKAADAREAENIIERVTPRLQHANCAVVLSAVKMILQQMELITSPDVVRNLCKKMAPPLVTLLSSEPEIQYVALRNINLIVQRRPTILAHEIKVFFCKYNDPIYVKMEKLEIMIKLASDRNIDQVLLEFKEYATEVDVDFVRKAVRAIGRCAIKLERAAERCISVLLELIKIKVNYVVQEAIIVIKDIFRRYPNTYESIIATLCESLDTLDEPEAKASMIWIIGEYAERIDNADELLQSFLESFPEEPAQVQLQLLTATVKLFLKKPTEGPQQMIQVVLNNATVETDNPDLRDRAYIYWRLLSTDPEAAKDVVLAEKPVISDDSNQFDSSLLDELLANIATLSSVYHKPPETFVNRVRTLQKTEEEEFPEGSEGGYSETSSAHAADNGASPPPTLSSYAEPKPPVPAPAAPVPDLLDLVGLDGGDNGIVSVDQPVKPTGPPLPILLPAATGQGLEISGQMVRRDGQIFYSIMFENNTQIPLDGFMIQFNKNTFGLAAGGPLQVGQVQPGTSERTLLPMVLFQNIAPGPPNSLLQIAVKNNQQPVWYFNDRILLLVLFTEDGRMERTTFLETWKSLPDSNEVSRDIQGVVIHNVDSTIELLSSSNMFCIAKRKNANQDVLYLSAKIPRGIPFLIELTVVLGVPGLKCAIKSPHPEMAPLFFEALETLLKS, from the exons ATGAGCGGCCACGATTCTAAATACTTCTCAACAACAAAGAAAGGAGAAATACCTGAACTCAAGGAAGAACTCAATTCTCAATATAAG GATAAGAGAAAAGATGCAGTTAAGAAGGTGATTGCAGCGATGACAGTCGGGAAGGATGTTTCGTCACTTTTCACCGATGTCCTGAACTGTATGCAGACGGAAACTTTGGAGCTTAAGAAGCTTGTTTACTTGTATCTCATCAATTATGCTAAAAGTCAGCCTGACCTGGCTATACTTGCAGTTAATACCTTTGTAAAG GATACGCAAGACCCGAACCCTTTAATCCGGGCTTTAGCTGTTAGAACAATGGGATGCATCCGAGTTGATAAAATCACTGAATATCTTTGTGATCCTCTCCAGAGGTGTCTCAAG GATGATGATCCTTATGTTCGAAAAACAGCTGCTATATGTGTTGCTAAACTGTACGACATTAATGCTGAGTTAGTTGAAGATAGGGGTTTTTTGGACGCTCTTAAGGATTTAATATCTGACAATAATCCTATGGTAGTAGCAAATGCTGTTGCAGCACTTGCTGAAATCCAAGATAATAGCACTACACCTGTATTTGAGATCACTACCCATACTTTATCAAAGCTGCTTACAGCTCTAAATGAATGCACCGA GTGGGGTCAAGTTTTCATATTAGATGCTCTTTCTAAGTACAAGGCAGCTGATGCACGTGAAGCTGAAAATATCATAGAGCGAGTTACTCCAAGACTGCAACATGCAAATTGTGCTGTTGTTCTTTCAGCTGTTAAG ATGATTCTTCAACAAATGGAACTCATTACTAGTCCCGATGTAGTGCGAAATTTGTGCAAGAAAATGGCTCCTCCTCTTGTAACATTACTTTCTTCAGAGCCAGAGATTCAATATGTTGCATTAAGGAACATTAACCTTATTGTACAAAGGCGGCCTACAATCCTTGCCCATGAAATTAAG GTGTTCTTTTGCAAGTACAACGATCCAATCTAtgtaaagatggagaagttagagaTCATGATAAAACTTGCTTCAGATAGAAATATTGACCAAGTTTTATTGGAGTTTAAAGAATATGCTACAGAAGTAGATGTAGATTTTGTTCGAAAAGCTGTTCGTGCTATTGGGCGATGTGCGATTAAATTAGAAAGAGCAGCTGAACGTTGCATTAGTGTTCTTCTAGAACTTATCAAAATTAAAGTCAATTATGTTGTTCAAGAAGCTATTATAGTGATCAAAGATATTTTCAGAAGATATCCCAACAC GTATGAATCTATTATTGCCACACTTTGTGAGAGCTTAGACACATTAGATGAACCAGAGGCTAAG GCATCGATGATTTGGATAATTGGTGAATATGCGGAAAGGATTGATAATGCTGATGAGCTTCTTCAAAGTTTTCTTGAGAGTTTTCCTGAAGAACCTGCACAAGTCCAATTGCAGTTGTTGACTGCAACGGTCAAACTTTTCCTTAAGAAGCCAACTGAAGGACCACAACAGATGATTCAG GTTGTTTTGAATAATGCCACTGTGGAGACCGACAATCCAGATCTACGAGATCGTGCTTACATATATTGGCGTCTTCTTTCAACGGATCCCGAG GCTGCAAAAGATGTGGTTTTAGCTGAAAAACCGGTGATAAGTGACGACTCAAACCAGTTCGATTCATCCCTCCTTGATGAACTACTCGCCAACATTGCTACTTTGTCGTCTGTGTATCACAAACCCCCTGAAACATTTGTAAACCGTGTTAGAACCTTACAGAAAACAGAAGAAGAagagttccccgagggaagtgaagGAGGGTATTCCGAAACATCATCTGCACATGCTGCTGATAACGGTGCATCACCACCACCCACTTTATCTTCATATGCTGAACCAAAGCCACCAGTTCCTGCACCTGCTGCTCCTGTGCCTGATTTACTCGATCTTGTGGGTCTTGATGGTGGCGATAATGGTATTGTATCAGTTGATCAGCCCGTAAAGCCTACAGG GCCTCCACTACCTATTCTGTTACCAGCTGCAACTGGTCAAGGTCTAGAAATCAGTGGTCAAATGGTACGAAGAGACGGTCAGATATTTTACAGCATCATGTTTGAGAACAATACACAAATTCCTCTGGATGGATTTATGATTCAGTTCAACAAGAATACATTTGGTCTTGCCGCTGGTGGGCCACTCCAG GTCGGACAAGTGCAACCGGGAACATCAGAAAGGACCCTTTTGCCTATGGTTCTGTTTCAGAATATTGCTCCGGGCCCACCAAACTCGCTTTTGCAGATTGCTGTTAAGAACAATCAACAGCCTGTTTGGTACTTTAATGATAGAATTTTGCTGCTTGTATTGTTTACAGAAGATGGACGAATGGAACGTACTACCTTCCTTGAG ACATGGAAGTCATTACCCGACTCAAACGAGGTGTCAAGAGACATTCAAGGCGTAGTAATACACAATGTCGATTCAACCATAGAACTGTTATCTTCTTCAAACATGTTCTGTATTGCCAAACGTAAGAACGCCAACCAGGATGTCTTGTATTTATCTGCTAAAATCCCGCGAGGTATCCCTTTCTTGATTGAGCTTACAGTAGTTCTTGGTGTTCCTGGACTTAAATGTGCCATCAAAAGTCCACACCCCGAAATGGCCCCACTATTCTTTGAAGCACTAGAAACCCTCCTCAAGAGTTGA